The stretch of DNA TTTCTCAAGCTTTCTTCTATATTCCCAATCACATACTGTATCTTTAAAACTTAAATTATATATCAACGCATTAGCGTAAAGCCCCGTTCCACCAACAACTATAGGCATCTTACCTCTTTTTAATATATCCTCTATACACCTCTTAGCCATATCCTTATATTTTGCCACACTAAATTCTTCGCTCGGCAAAACAATATCTATCATGTGATGTTTTATCCCATTCATCTCTTGAATCATTGGCTTTGCCGTTCCAATATCCATATACTTGTATATCTGCATAGAATCACATGATACTATCTCACCATCTAATTTTTTTGCCAACTCTATTGATAATTTCGTTTTTCCTGATGCTGTGGGCCCCACTATCACTATAACTTTTTTCACATAATCACTCCATACTTAATTCTTCCCATGTATAACTCTAGCACATATTCCTCTCCATTGCAAGCACAAAAAATAGTCCCCAATAAGGCCAAAGCCTCACTACGGGCTATTATTATATTATGTACTAGATGTGCTATAGTCACAATAAGTACGAGTACCATCGCCATTAGTTATCTTTCATATACCAGATTCATTATCGCTTACAGTGATACTATATGTGCTGTTGTTATGTGTTATATTGATAATTTCAGGTGGCTTATTATCAAGTATCATATCACTGATAGTTTTTGTGGTTATATTGCCTGAAGCATCGTACACATCTATTAATGTTTGTGGTTGATTGGTTAATATGTTTGTGGTTATACTAGATCCAGATAGCAATTTTATATCTCCAGATGATGTAACAATTTGGCCTAAATTTATATCATCAATTGCAGTAAATTTAAATATCGTATTAGCGGTATTTCTGTAAATATTATTTACTGTAGGTACAGTTGTATCAGGTGGAGTATTTAATACCGATAGAGTTATCATTTTAGGTTTCGCGTAGTTGGTTTTATATGGACCTCGTTCTATTTCGTTGTAGATAATTAGTGTGTAGTCATCATCCTCTAAATCTGGTATTTGAATATTTATCGATCCATTGCCTTCGGTATCGACTGCTTTTAATCTAGCATAGTATAGTGGTGTTGCAGTGCACAGGCTAGTGTTATTATCAGTGCTGTTATAGGCACCAGATTTAATTATGGCAGATATATAGCCTGTAACATTTTCGGTATCATATGTATTTTTTGCTCCACTATATGATATAGTTATTTTATCGCCTGAACATACGTTCACAGTGGAATTTGCGCTAGGACTTGCTAGATCAAATTCCATTGTATCATCGACTATAGTAAGTTTTGCCCCTTCCCGAACACCGTCGCTCTGTTGCGGCTCTTCCCTCTTTTTTGCTTATCATTTTATATCCCATCCTCCCATTCATTATAAACTTTATATCGATTACATCATTTTTCCATTAGCTTAAAATATCTCTCAATCCAGCGAAAAGCTACTTTAGTATATCTTCTTATAATCTACACTATCCTTTTAAACATTTTTTCCACATCTCTTTTAGTCATCCTTATTGCAGTAGGTCTACCATGTGGGCACGTAAACGGATTATCCAATGCATCTAACTGTCTTAGTAACTCCTTTATTTCTTTATCATCCATCCTCTTATGAGCTTTTATTGCGCTCTTACATGCAATATCATACAACGTTTCATCAACATCATAATCCTCTCTATTTTTAAATATCAGCCGATCTACAACATCTAAAAAATATTGCCTCATATTCTCTTCATCACTAAATGCCGGTACTCCTCTTATTATTATAGTATCATTACCAAATTCATCTACCTCAAAACCCAATCTCTCTATTTTATCTTTATTCTCCAAAATCATCTTCACCTCTGTCGCTTGCATATCAACTACAACCGGCGTTAAAAGATGCTGTACCATGTTCTCGTTATTTTTATACCTTTCGCGCAATTTTTCAAACATAACCCTCTCATGTGCTGCATGCTGATCTATCATATAAAACTCATCGCCCTTTTGCAATAATATATATGTCCTAAATAATTGCCCTATTACAACACAATCTACTAAAATATTATTTGATTTTTCTCCAATCGTACTTACGTCATTTGTTTCTTCAATCGAGCCTTCCGTTAATACATCTTTAACGGTTATATCTTTGGAGTCACATTCGGGTGATATATCAGATTTCTCATCTTGTGATATTCCAACTTCTAAGTGTTTATTCAATATATCTGTTTTTGTATTTTGGGACATGTGTTCATGTATTGTGTTCCATGCCACATCACAAAATAATTTACCCTGATCTTTTCCCTCTGGCAAATTCCTTATATCATTTAGGGCACGTACAGTATTATTTTTATCAGTTTTATTACTATCGCCTAAAATATCCTCCTTCTCCATCATCATTCTATTTTTCTTTATTCTCGCATTTATCATATCATCTATATTTTTCTCATCCGGATCAACTTTAGTATTCGTCCTAGCAAAACTTTGCTGTATAAATGTACTCTGAACGTATTTGGGCTTATCGCTACTCTGGGCTAGCCTTTCAGGTACTACCGCATCCCTATATTCTCCTTTATCCATTAACACAGATGAAACTGCTCTATGAACACATCTGAATACGTCTTGTTCATTAGAAAATCGTACCTCCATTTTTGCTGGATGCACATTAACGTCCACTAATGCAGTATCTATTTCAATCTTTAAAACATAAAAAGGATACTTGCCCTTCATTAGATAAGTAGCATAAGCTTCCTCCACTGCTTTTGAAACAAGCTTACTCTTTATATATCTATTGTTTAAGTACAAAGACTGCCAACTCCTAGTACCCCTTGCAATATTAGGCTTACCAATAAATCCACTAACTCTTACATTATTATAACTATATTCAACAGGTAAAACATTTTGCGCAACATCTTTCCCATAAATACTAAATATGACGCTTTTTAAATCTCCATTCCCTGGAGTATGTAGCACAATTTTCCCTTTACTAATAAACTTAAAAGATATATCCTCACGTTGCAGAGCCATTCTATTTATTATATCAGAAATATAGTTTGCCTCTGTCGTATCTTTTTTTAAAAATTTATACCTAGCTGGCGTATTATAAAATAGATCTCTTACCACAAACGTAGTTCCCGCTGGACATCCTACTGGTCTTGTTTCTATCAAGGTCCCACCTTCAACAATCACATTCATACCACGTTCATTCGTCTTCTCTCTTGTTGTCAACTCAACTTTAGATACCGATGATATACTAGCAAGTGCTTCTCCTCTAAATCCTAACGTTGCAATACTATTTAGATCTTTCGCACTACGTATCTTACTAGTTGAGTGTCGCTCAAATGCTATCTCAACATCATCAACCGCTATTCCTTTTCCATTGTCCGTTATCTTTATCTTAGATATACCTCCATTAGCTATTTCAACGCTTACGCTCGTAGCCCCTGCATCTATAGAATTTTCTATCATCTCTTTCACAACAGATGCAGGTCTTTCCACCACTTCTCCAGCTGCGATTTTATTCGCAGTTATTTCATCTAGTATAACTATATTTCCCATACAATTATCCCTCATTTACTTTCTGTTGTAGTTTATATAATAAGTTTAATGCATCTAGCGGTGTTAATGTAGTAACATCCATCGTCTTTATTTCCCCTACAATTTCCCTATCCAACTTCGTCTCGCTACTATTGTTCATAGAAAACATATCTATTTGTCCATCTATCACTGGTATCTTGAGTTTCTTTTGTATTCTCTTCATCTCTTCTTTTTCTAAATTCTTTAATATATCTTGTGCTCTATTTATTATGCAATCCGGCACTCCCGACAACTTCGCAACATATACCCCATAACTTTCATCTGCGCCTCCTCGAACAATCTTTCGCAAAAACACTATATCATCGCCATTTTTCTCAACTGATATACAATAATTTTTCACACCATTTATCTTATCTTCTAATTCTGTCAACTCATGATAATGTGTTGCGAACAATGTTCTTGCTCCAATTTTCGATTTGTCAGCTATATGCTCTACCACTGCCCAAGCTATACTAAGCCCATCATATGTACTGGTACCTCTACCAATTTCATCTAAAATAATAAGACTATGTCTTGTAGCATTCTTTACTATGTCAGCAACTTCATGCATCTCGACCATAAATGTACTCTGTCCTAACGCCAAATTATCCGATGCACCTACTCTAGTAAAGATTTTATCCGCTATACCTATATTAGCTTCACTTGCACTTACAAAACTACCCATCTGTGCCATTAACACAATCAGTGCAACTTGTCTCATGTATGTAGACTTCCCCGCCATATTAGGACCTGTTATTATCGCAAGTCTACTGTCTTCTGTATCTAAGTATGTGTCGTTAGGTACAAAACTATTATCATCCATAACTTTTTCAACAACTGGATGTCGCCCTTCCTTTATCTTTAATACACCATCATCAGAAATATTTGGCTTAACATAATTCATCCTCTCCGCAACTTCTGCTAATGCACACAACACATCAAGCGTTGCCACATTATCCGCAACTTTTTTCATGCGCATAACACTACTGGCTATATTCTCTTTTACTTTTACAAATAAATCGTACTCTAACACAATAACCTTATCTTGTGCACCTAATATCATATTCTCTATTCGCTTTAGGTCGTTTGTTATATATCTCTCACAATTTGCTAATGTTTGCTTTCTTATGTACGTATCAGGTACCATATTATAGTATGACCTAGTAACCTCTATATAGTAACCAAATACCTTATTAAAGCCCACCTTCAAATTCTTTATCCCTGTTCGTTCTTTCTCTCGGGCTTCAAACTCAGCTATCCACTGTTTTCCTTCTTTTGTCGCTTTTCTTAACTCATCCACACGTCTATCATACCCACTTTTTATTATACCACCTTCTTTTATAGTAATAGGCGGATCCTCAACTATTGCACTTTCTATTATGTCTACTACATCAGTCAATGTATCTATACCGCTGTTAATATCGCGCAAAAGATTACAATCTAATTTTTCTAGCTGTTCTTTTATAAATGGCAAATTTTTTAATGACATCTTAAGTGATATAAGATCCCTGCAATTAACATTACCTATTGCTAATTTTGTGGCTAATCTTTCTATATCATATACCTTCTGTAAACTTTCCATAATCTCATTTCTGATTATAAAATTATCTTTCAAATTGCCAACTGCATCCAGTCTTTTGCTTATTCGCATAATATCGACAAGTGGTCTTTCTATCCATTTTCTCAATTTACGCGCCCCCATAGATGTCTGCGTCCTATCTAGCGTCCATATAAGAGATCCTCTCTTTCCTCCATCTCTTATTGTTTCCGTAAGCTCCAGATTTTTTCTTGCCGCACAATCCAATACAAGATAATGGTCTCTAGTATACCACTTTGCTACATCTATATGTGGCAATGTAATCTTTTGAGTCCCAGACAAATAACTAACCAAGGCCGCAACTGCTACCTCTGATACATGATTTTCTTTTACTTTGTCGTCTATTGTAATGTCTCTTATTACATTTAGATCAACCTTCTCTTCATCAATATACGATATAAAACTATTAAGCATTTTGCTTAATCTTTTGTAGACCTCTTCATCTTTTTCTTCTAGAAAAATTATAATCTCAGAAGGATTCACTTTATCTACTTCATCTACTAATCTTGATTCCACATTCTCGCCATCAATCATAGTAGCCAAAAACTCCCCAGTCGAAACATCAACATAGGCTAACCCAAACGATCTCTTATCTTTTTTTATCGCCATCAAATAATTGTTTTTCTTGTCATCCAACATTTCTGTCTCTATAACTGTTCCAGGAGTAATTACCCGTATTACTTCCCTTCTTACTAATCCTTTAGCTTCTGCCACATCCTCCATTTGTTCACAAATGGCAACCTTATACCCTTTACTTATCAATTTTGCAATATAACCCGCACTAGCATGGATCGGCACACCACACATCGGCGCTCTTACATCTTTACCACACGGTCTACCTGTTAGTGTTAGTTCTAACTCTCTTGATGCTAACTCTGCATCATCGTAGAACATCTCATAAAAGTCCCCTAATCTGAAGAACAATATAGAGTCTCTATACTTTTCTTTAAATTCCATGTACTGTTGCATCATAGGTGTTAAATTGCACATTTTTCTCTCTCCATATCTTCATCATTTGCACTTGCCACATGTAGAACAACCTCCATGTGAACACGAAGTCTCTCCCGTAATTTCATGAGTTATGATATCATTCACATTCTTCATCAAGTTCTCAAACGCTTTTTTCCCATCCAAAAAATTTTTGGTTATATCATAATCATTAAGCTGTTTCTGTTTTTCTTTAAGCTTATCCCTTAATTTTTCTAAAGTCTCTTTTTCGTCACCCTGCCTTAAGCTTTTCACAAATTCAGCCTGTACACTGTTATACTCATCCAAAAGCTTTTTCGCCTTTTCATCTTGATTAGCTACTACCTCACTTCGCTGTAACTTACTTAATTCTTCACTTTCTGCGATCAACATACCCAATTCCTTCGCCTTCAACAATATCTCCATATCGTACACTCCCTTTCTCCATTAATGCAGTATATCATATTTTAAAAGTCTATGTAAAGATACACCAAACTTGTTTCTTACTATTTTTATAAAAATTTCCTTCAATATCTCTTTGATTTTCTTGTTTTTTCTTTCTTTTTGACATACGCTATATGCTTTATCTTTGTTACACATCCACTTTGATTTAGCGCCTTTAGGTGCCTTACTATACTATTTAGCTGTTCCTTTGTAAAACGCCTAACCTTAACTCCCCTTATGGTGGGAATAAGTTTATTTAATAGAATAACAATACTATTAGTCTTAACATTTAGTCTGCACTCATTGGAAAACACCACTATGGGAATAACAAACTCTTCTTTTATACTAAGATTATTAACTATTGCGTTCACATGCCCCTTATTTTGTATCACTGGATTTTTAAAATAATATTTTGCTCCATGCACACTTTTTATCCACTCTTGCTTGTTACCCACTCCAATTATTGTTCCCTTATAGTTTTTTGTCTCAATAACAAAAATCCCATACACAGATACCACTATGTGATCTATTTGTGTTGTGCCTTTTTTAGTTTTTAGCATAATATTGTTTAGAACTTTATATTCCTTAAACGGCAAAGCCATTAATTTAAATCTTACTACTATTTCTCCAATCATTCCTCTAATAAAAGGAGACACTATCTTATACACAGCCATCAATAAAAACGAAACCACTATATATTCTAACTTTTCCATCACATTCTTCTTTCTTTTAAAAATTCTTACTTTGATTTTATCATATTTTTATGAAGATGTGAACCCTTTTCTCTTAACTCCGTTATCAAGCACTTACTTGGAACATATTCTTCCCCTTTATTAAACTTTTAAAAAATAGTTATTGCATACTTGTTATTTTTATGATAGAATGTTTCCTGGTTGTTGATACATCATTGTTTTAGAATATTGATGGCAACGTAAGATACCTATAAGTTTATTATATACTTTATTTAAGTTATATTGTGAAAGGGGTGAGAAATTATGAAGGAAGCTATTCATCCAAAATTTTATGATTCATCAATTAGATGTTCCTGTGGAGAGACTTTCGCTACAAAATCAACCAAAGAAGGAGAAATATTAGTTGAAATATGTTCGAAATGCCATCCTTTCTTTACAGGTAAACAGAAGTTTGTTGTTAATGATGGTAGGGCTGCTCGGTTTAAGAAAAGATGTGCGGCAGCGGCAAAATAAAAGTAAATTGTATTGCACTGCGAGTCTTAATTTTCAATTCTTGGATATTTGACTCGCTATTGTGGTGTATAACATTTGTTAGAGCAAATTTTTACTACTAGAGATGTCTTTTAGTTTTGTGGATTTTTTCGTGGTAGAATTGTTTGACTTGTTATTTAGAAAGGGTTTTTTTAGTATGAGTAATAAATTAAGCATAGAAACTTGCATGATCAAAGGTTATAGATTACTTAAGGAGCATAACATAGAAAATTCTAAAAATGAATGTCTTCTCATACTGCAACATATCTTACAAAAAAATAGCGCTTTTTTATATGCCAATCCTAAGTACAGTTTAAGCAATGAACAATATTCTTACTTCATGCATTGCATTGAAGAAAGATGTCATTTTAAGCCTCTACAATACATATTAGGCAGTCAGGAGTTTATGGGACTTGATTTTGCTGTTACACCAGACGTACTAATTCCTAGGCAGGATACAGAAATATTAGTTGAAAGTATTTTAAATCATTTACCTCATAAAGAAAATATATCTGTATTAGAT from Clostridiales bacterium encodes:
- a CDS encoding NERD domain-containing protein, yielding MEKLEYIVVSFLLMAVYKIVSPFIRGMIGEIVVRFKLMALPFKEYKVLNNIMLKTKKGTTQIDHIVVSVYGIFVIETKNYKGTIIGVGNKQEWIKSVHGAKYYFKNPVIQNKGHVNAIVNNLSIKEEFVIPIVVFSNECRLNVKTNSIVILLNKLIPTIRGVKVRRFTKEQLNSIVRHLKALNQSGCVTKIKHIAYVKKKEKTRKSKRY
- the mutL gene encoding DNA mismatch repair endonuclease MutL: MGNIVILDEITANKIAAGEVVERPASVVKEMIENSIDAGATSVSVEIANGGISKIKITDNGKGIAVDDVEIAFERHSTSKIRSAKDLNSIATLGFRGEALASISSVSKVELTTREKTNERGMNVIVEGGTLIETRPVGCPAGTTFVVRDLFYNTPARYKFLKKDTTEANYISDIINRMALQREDISFKFISKGKIVLHTPGNGDLKSVIFSIYGKDVAQNVLPVEYSYNNVRVSGFIGKPNIARGTRSWQSLYLNNRYIKSKLVSKAVEEAYATYLMKGKYPFYVLKIEIDTALVDVNVHPAKMEVRFSNEQDVFRCVHRAVSSVLMDKGEYRDAVVPERLAQSSDKPKYVQSTFIQQSFARTNTKVDPDEKNIDDMINARIKKNRMMMEKEDILGDSNKTDKNNTVRALNDIRNLPEGKDQGKLFCDVAWNTIHEHMSQNTKTDILNKHLEVGISQDEKSDISPECDSKDITVKDVLTEGSIEETNDVSTIGEKSNNILVDCVVIGQLFRTYILLQKGDEFYMIDQHAAHERVMFEKLRERYKNNENMVQHLLTPVVVDMQATEVKMILENKDKIERLGFEVDEFGNDTIIIRGVPAFSDEENMRQYFLDVVDRLIFKNREDYDVDETLYDIACKSAIKAHKRMDDKEIKELLRQLDALDNPFTCPHGRPTAIRMTKRDVEKMFKRIV
- a CDS encoding YlbF family regulator, whose protein sequence is MEILLKAKELGMLIAESEELSKLQRSEVVANQDEKAKKLLDEYNSVQAEFVKSLRQGDEKETLEKLRDKLKEKQKQLNDYDITKNFLDGKKAFENLMKNVNDIITHEITGETSCSHGGCSTCGKCK
- the rpmE gene encoding 50S ribosomal protein L31, producing MKEAIHPKFYDSSIRCSCGETFATKSTKEGEILVEICSKCHPFFTGKQKFVVNDGRAARFKKRCAAAAK
- the mutS gene encoding DNA mismatch repair protein MutS: MCNLTPMMQQYMEFKEKYRDSILFFRLGDFYEMFYDDAELASRELELTLTGRPCGKDVRAPMCGVPIHASAGYIAKLISKGYKVAICEQMEDVAEAKGLVRREVIRVITPGTVIETEMLDDKKNNYLMAIKKDKRSFGLAYVDVSTGEFLATMIDGENVESRLVDEVDKVNPSEIIIFLEEKDEEVYKRLSKMLNSFISYIDEEKVDLNVIRDITIDDKVKENHVSEVAVAALVSYLSGTQKITLPHIDVAKWYTRDHYLVLDCAARKNLELTETIRDGGKRGSLIWTLDRTQTSMGARKLRKWIERPLVDIMRISKRLDAVGNLKDNFIIRNEIMESLQKVYDIERLATKLAIGNVNCRDLISLKMSLKNLPFIKEQLEKLDCNLLRDINSGIDTLTDVVDIIESAIVEDPPITIKEGGIIKSGYDRRVDELRKATKEGKQWIAEFEAREKERTGIKNLKVGFNKVFGYYIEVTRSYYNMVPDTYIRKQTLANCERYITNDLKRIENMILGAQDKVIVLEYDLFVKVKENIASSVMRMKKVADNVATLDVLCALAEVAERMNYVKPNISDDGVLKIKEGRHPVVEKVMDDNSFVPNDTYLDTEDSRLAIITGPNMAGKSTYMRQVALIVLMAQMGSFVSASEANIGIADKIFTRVGASDNLALGQSTFMVEMHEVADIVKNATRHSLIILDEIGRGTSTYDGLSIAWAVVEHIADKSKIGARTLFATHYHELTELEDKINGVKNYCISVEKNGDDIVFLRKIVRGGADESYGVYVAKLSGVPDCIINRAQDILKNLEKEEMKRIQKKLKIPVIDGQIDMFSMNNSSETKLDREIVGEIKTMDVTTLTPLDALNLLYKLQQKVNEG